From Micromonospora nigra, one genomic window encodes:
- a CDS encoding N-acetylglucosamine kinase, whose product MSDTVVVGLDVGGTSTRALAVRLDGTRLGTGRAGGGNPTSHGADRAAGELGAALRQALTDVDPARVRAGTIGLAGAGRLLADPDGRAAFDRAWHSVGLRCPYAVHGDALVAYASGTAAVDGTILVAGTGAIAAGVRDLRLDRVADGHGWLLGDLGSGYWLGREAVRRLLAALDAGDEPGGLGRRVLTELLGSAQLAARPRDTVDTLIQTVTRRAPVELARLAPIVVAAAGHGDPTGGALVDEAAAHLAGSAARIRPAGDTTPLVLGGGLLTGDTPLAAAVRVEVGRRWPAAPLRSAGDGAAGAAWLAARALPEVTDAAALHDRLVPRTC is encoded by the coding sequence ATGTCCGACACCGTCGTGGTCGGCCTCGACGTCGGGGGTACGTCCACCCGCGCGCTCGCGGTGCGGCTGGACGGCACCCGGCTGGGCACCGGACGCGCCGGCGGTGGCAATCCCACCAGCCACGGAGCCGACCGTGCGGCCGGTGAACTCGGGGCCGCCCTGCGGCAGGCGCTCACCGACGTCGACCCGGCCCGCGTCCGGGCCGGCACGATCGGACTGGCCGGGGCCGGTCGACTCCTCGCCGACCCGGACGGGCGCGCCGCCTTCGACCGGGCCTGGCACTCGGTCGGCCTGCGCTGCCCGTACGCGGTGCACGGCGACGCCCTCGTCGCGTACGCCTCGGGCACCGCCGCCGTCGACGGCACCATCCTCGTCGCCGGCACCGGAGCCATCGCCGCCGGAGTCCGCGACCTGCGGCTGGATCGCGTCGCCGACGGGCACGGCTGGCTGCTCGGTGACCTCGGCTCCGGCTACTGGCTCGGCCGGGAAGCCGTCCGTCGGCTGCTGGCTGCCCTCGACGCGGGCGACGAACCCGGCGGGTTGGGCCGGCGGGTGCTCACCGAACTGCTGGGCTCCGCCCAGCTCGCGGCCCGCCCCCGGGACACCGTCGACACGCTGATCCAGACGGTCACCCGACGTGCGCCGGTCGAGTTGGCCCGGCTCGCCCCGATCGTGGTCGCCGCCGCCGGGCACGGCGACCCGACCGGGGGTGCGCTGGTCGACGAGGCCGCGGCACACCTGGCCGGCAGCGCCGCCCGGATCCGCCCCGCCGGGGACACCACCCCCCTCGTGCTCGGTGGCGGGCTGCTCACCGGCGACACGCCGCTGGCCGCCGCCGTCCGGGTCGAGGTCGGGCGGCGCTGGCCCGCCGCCCCGCTCCGGTCGGCCGGTGACGGGGCCGCCGGGGCCGCCTGGCTCGCCGCCCGCGCGCTGCCCGAGGTCACCGACGCGGCGGCCCTGCACGACCGGCTGGTCCCCCGCACCTGCTGA
- a CDS encoding acyltransferase family protein: MRRLAALAARTPAGRERYVDLLRALAIALVVLGHWLVATVEHDAAGQPTGRSALPDLPWAHPLTWAVQVMPVFFLVGGYANAASLTAHRARGGDATGWLLGRSARLLRPTTTLLVTLTAGALVAFTVGVDASLVRTVTWFATIPLWFLAAYLVMVPLTPLTHAAHRRWGLAVPVALAALVALGDLGRAFGPAEAALPNYLFGWLAVHQLGFAWHDARVAGRDAGTGGTTDDSAAGRRGEPGGAAGGRGIRSRRLPLSRRAAAAMLAGGLAVAVLLTWPGPYPVSMINVPGERLDNAAPPSVALLAVATAQLGLILLLRQRTERWLHRSGPWQVVIAVNAVVLTVFLWHLTAAILLVGALDAAGALPTPAAGTGAWYAWRLPWLLMLFVVLAALVAVFGPVEARTRRPGGTAGSGRASGRTGTTRPPAGRWAWLRTALTAAAFAAVVYALVANSTVPREAAEPLGLPVAALVAYLAGAGTLRLLRSGWASPAVPSRRSAPRSGRRAP, from the coding sequence ATGCGCCGCCTGGCCGCCCTCGCCGCGCGGACGCCGGCCGGCCGCGAGCGCTACGTCGACCTGCTCCGGGCGCTCGCCATCGCGCTGGTGGTCCTCGGCCACTGGCTGGTCGCCACCGTCGAGCACGACGCCGCCGGCCAGCCCACCGGCCGCTCGGCGCTGCCCGACCTGCCGTGGGCACACCCGCTGACGTGGGCCGTCCAGGTCATGCCGGTGTTCTTCCTGGTCGGCGGCTACGCCAACGCCGCCTCCCTGACCGCACACCGGGCCCGGGGCGGCGACGCCACCGGCTGGCTGCTCGGGCGCAGCGCCCGGCTGCTGCGCCCCACCACGACGCTGCTGGTGACCCTGACCGCCGGGGCCCTGGTCGCCTTCACCGTCGGGGTCGACGCCTCCCTGGTGCGCACCGTGACCTGGTTCGCCACCATTCCCCTGTGGTTCCTCGCCGCCTACCTGGTGATGGTGCCCCTGACCCCCCTGACCCACGCGGCACACCGGCGGTGGGGCCTGGCCGTGCCCGTGGCGCTGGCCGCGCTGGTGGCCCTGGGCGACCTCGGCCGGGCGTTCGGTCCCGCCGAGGCGGCCCTGCCCAACTACCTCTTCGGCTGGCTCGCCGTGCACCAGCTCGGGTTCGCCTGGCACGACGCCCGCGTCGCGGGCCGCGACGCCGGCACCGGCGGAACCACGGACGACAGCGCCGCCGGCCGGCGCGGCGAGCCCGGCGGGGCAGCAGGTGGGCGCGGTATCCGGTCGCGGCGGTTGCCGCTGTCACGCCGGGCGGCAGCGGCGATGCTGGCCGGCGGGCTGGCCGTCGCGGTGCTGCTGACCTGGCCCGGCCCCTACCCGGTCAGCATGATCAACGTGCCGGGCGAACGGCTGGACAACGCCGCCCCACCCAGCGTGGCGCTGCTGGCCGTGGCCACCGCCCAGCTCGGGCTGATCCTGCTGCTGCGGCAGCGCACCGAACGTTGGCTGCACCGTTCCGGCCCGTGGCAGGTGGTGATCGCGGTCAACGCCGTCGTGCTCACCGTCTTCCTGTGGCACCTCACGGCGGCGATCCTGCTGGTCGGCGCGCTGGACGCGGCGGGCGCGCTGCCGACCCCGGCAGCCGGCACCGGCGCCTGGTACGCGTGGCGGCTGCCCTGGCTGCTCATGCTGTTCGTCGTGCTCGCCGCCCTGGTCGCCGTGTTCGGCCCCGTGGAGGCCCGCACCCGCCGGCCCGGCGGCACGGCCGGCAGCGGCCGTGCCAGCGGTCGGACCGGCACGACGCGGCCTCCGGCCGGCCGGTGGGCGTGGCTGCGCACGGCGCTCACCGCCGCCGCCTTCGCCGCCGTGGTGTACGCCCTGGTCGCCAACAGCACCGTCCCCCGGGAGGCGGCCGAACCGCTCGGCCTGCCGGTCGCCGCCCTGGTGGCCTACCTGGCCGGCGCGGGCACCCTGCGACTGCTCAGATCCGGGTGGGCGAGCCCGGCCGTTCCCTCCCGGCGATCCGCTCCGCGATCCGGTCGGCGCGCGCCCTGA
- a CDS encoding MurR/RpiR family transcriptional regulator: MVEHEVDGAAGTAVVDAPTADRRSVIGAPGDGVLARLRAEVGELTGALRRVAEHVLSDPEAAARATIVELAERSGTSPATITRFCRALGFDGYADLRLGIAAETGRARSAGWTVDIGREIQPGDPLERVLDQIMAADTRAMHDTAALLDLAEVERAAVAIAGASRVNIFGASGSALVGEEMQFSLHRIGVAAWAWSDIHSGLASAALLGPGDVALGISHTGQTRETIEMLAEGGSRGATTVALTGFPRSPLAELADVVLLTASHATTFRPDALSARHPQLVVLDLLYIAVAQRTHDRAHAAFRRTAQAVDGHKAAKGTIA, from the coding sequence ATGGTCGAGCACGAGGTGGACGGCGCCGCGGGGACCGCGGTGGTCGACGCCCCCACGGCCGACCGCCGGAGCGTGATCGGGGCTCCCGGCGACGGGGTGCTGGCCCGGCTCCGCGCCGAGGTGGGGGAGCTGACGGGTGCGCTGCGCCGGGTCGCCGAGCACGTGCTCAGCGACCCGGAGGCGGCGGCCCGGGCCACCATCGTCGAGCTGGCCGAACGCAGCGGCACGTCACCGGCCACCATCACCCGGTTCTGTCGGGCGCTGGGCTTCGACGGGTACGCCGACCTGCGGTTGGGCATCGCCGCCGAGACCGGCCGCGCCCGTTCCGCCGGCTGGACCGTCGACATCGGGCGGGAGATCCAGCCCGGCGACCCCCTCGAGCGGGTGCTCGACCAGATCATGGCCGCCGACACCCGGGCCATGCACGACACCGCCGCGCTGCTCGACCTCGCCGAGGTGGAACGCGCCGCGGTGGCCATCGCCGGGGCGAGCCGGGTGAACATCTTCGGCGCCAGCGGCAGCGCCCTGGTCGGCGAGGAGATGCAGTTCAGCCTGCACCGCATCGGGGTGGCCGCCTGGGCCTGGAGCGACATCCACTCCGGGCTCGCCTCCGCCGCCCTGCTGGGCCCCGGCGACGTCGCGCTCGGCATCTCGCACACCGGGCAGACCCGGGAGACCATCGAGATGCTCGCCGAGGGCGGCAGCCGGGGCGCGACCACCGTCGCGCTGACCGGCTTCCCGCGCTCGCCGCTGGCCGAACTGGCCGACGTGGTGCTGCTCACCGCCAGCCACGCCACCACCTTCCGACCCGACGCGCTGTCCGCCCGGCACCCGCAGCTCGTCGTGCTCGACCTGCTCTACATCGCCGTGGCGCAGCGCACCCACGACCGCGCCCACGCGGCCTTCCGGCGAACCGCCCAGGCCGTCGACGGACACAAGGCCGCGAAGGGGACCATCGCATGA